Proteins from one Paenibacillus amylolyticus genomic window:
- a CDS encoding MntP/YtaF family protein, which yields MFSWHEYRTEEESGVLHHFISLLALALALSLDGFGVGITYGLRRTKIPLLSIAVISICSGLVIALSMQVGVLLSHVVSPEIASIVGAVILIGIGAWSLLQLIRKQGKEQQETDTRLVEGTETKVTGVGESQETLTDSKGRNQVLALSLEQSASGGSLERMVFTLELRKLGVVIQILRSPSKADMDNSGSISTQEAMWLGIALSLDAFGAGLGAALLGFPTLWTALIIALFSGAFLSLGMKVGLRFSALRWMRRLSVLPALLLMIMGIMKLL from the coding sequence ATCTTCAGTTGGCACGAGTACCGCACAGAGGAGGAATCCGGGGTGCTGCATCATTTTATTTCATTGCTGGCGCTTGCTTTGGCGCTTAGTTTAGATGGGTTTGGAGTCGGGATTACATATGGGTTACGGAGGACTAAGATTCCCCTGTTATCTATCGCTGTTATTTCGATCTGTTCGGGATTGGTTATTGCCTTGTCTATGCAAGTAGGCGTGCTGTTGTCCCATGTGGTGTCACCGGAGATCGCTTCGATTGTGGGAGCCGTTATATTGATAGGCATAGGTGCATGGTCACTGCTGCAACTGATTCGAAAACAAGGCAAAGAACAGCAGGAAACAGACACTAGATTGGTTGAGGGAACAGAAACAAAGGTAACGGGTGTTGGTGAATCACAAGAGACGCTGACGGATTCAAAAGGCCGGAATCAGGTGCTTGCCCTGTCTCTGGAGCAGTCGGCTTCAGGCGGGTCGCTGGAACGCATGGTTTTTACACTGGAGCTGCGTAAGCTGGGTGTTGTCATTCAGATTCTTCGCAGTCCCTCCAAGGCGGACATGGATAACTCGGGGAGTATATCCACACAGGAAGCGATGTGGCTGGGGATTGCCCTGTCTCTGGATGCGTTTGGAGCAGGTTTGGGAGCAGCGCTTTTGGGATTTCCTACACTATGGACAGCACTCATTATTGCACTGTTTAGTGGAGCATTTCTGTCACTCGGCATGAAGGTTGGCCTACGATTCTCAGCGCTGCGCTGGATGCGAAGACTCTCTGTATTGCCGGCACTTTTGTTAATGATTATGGGAATAATGAAGCTGTTATGA
- the coaE gene encoding dephospho-CoA kinase (Dephospho-CoA kinase (CoaE) performs the final step in coenzyme A biosynthesis.) translates to MNIGLTGGIATGKSSVSAYLASKGALLIDADVIAREVMMPGHPVLAAAVKRFGQAILNEDGTLDRKKLGSIVFEQPEERKALEAITHPAIRREMRERAAAYELQHPDKLVVSDIPLLYESGLEEGFEEVMVVYVPRSVQRDRLMSRDGMTAAQAEARMDVQMDIERKKQLADIVIDNSGLWTETEKQIDSYLQRKGLL, encoded by the coding sequence ATGAATATAGGCTTAACCGGCGGGATCGCGACAGGCAAAAGCAGTGTTTCCGCCTATCTCGCCAGTAAGGGAGCGTTGCTCATCGATGCAGACGTTATTGCCCGGGAAGTTATGATGCCCGGGCATCCCGTGTTGGCCGCCGCTGTTAAGCGGTTCGGACAAGCCATACTGAATGAAGATGGAACACTGGATCGGAAAAAGCTTGGAAGTATTGTTTTCGAACAACCTGAGGAACGAAAGGCATTGGAGGCTATTACACATCCGGCGATCCGTCGTGAGATGCGTGAACGGGCTGCTGCATACGAATTGCAACATCCGGATAAACTTGTGGTGTCTGATATTCCTTTGCTCTATGAATCGGGTCTGGAAGAAGGTTTCGAGGAAGTCATGGTTGTATACGTCCCGAGATCGGTGCAGCGAGATCGCTTGATGAGTCGGGATGGTATGACTGCAGCGCAGGCTGAGGCCCGGATGGATGTACAGATGGATATTGAACGCAAAAAGCAGCTGGCTGACATTGTCATCGATAACAGCGGTTTGTGGACCGAGACGGAGAAGCAAATTGACTCATATCTACAGCGCAAGGGTTTGTTATGA
- the mutM gene encoding DNA-formamidopyrimidine glycosylase translates to MPELPEVETVRRTLNQLIVGKTIDHVTVSLPRIIQRPDDIDAFAMELAGHTVIGVERRGKFLRILLDGLVLVSHLRMEGRYGVYEQHEDVEKHTHVIFHFNDGTELRYKDVRQFGTMHLFNAGEELVSKPLLKLGLEPLDPAFTVTAFREAVGKRTTKIKAVLLNQAYVVGIGNIYVDEALFRAGIHPETIAKTLTEAQLTVLHEAIVATLQDAVNAGGSSIKSYVNGQGEMGMFQHQLKIYGRKSEPCATCGTLIEKTVVGGRGTHFCPNCQPLNLN, encoded by the coding sequence ATGCCGGAATTACCGGAAGTCGAAACAGTCAGAAGAACATTGAATCAACTTATTGTGGGCAAGACAATTGATCATGTTACCGTTAGCTTGCCGCGGATTATTCAGCGGCCGGACGACATAGATGCATTTGCAATGGAACTCGCGGGACATACCGTCATTGGCGTGGAGCGCCGAGGCAAGTTTTTGCGTATTTTGCTGGACGGGCTGGTACTTGTCTCCCATCTGCGGATGGAAGGAAGATACGGTGTGTACGAGCAGCATGAAGATGTGGAGAAGCATACCCATGTCATTTTCCATTTTAATGATGGTACGGAATTGCGTTATAAGGATGTGCGTCAGTTCGGTACGATGCATCTGTTCAACGCAGGTGAGGAATTGGTGTCCAAACCTTTGCTGAAGCTGGGACTGGAGCCGCTTGATCCGGCCTTTACAGTAACTGCATTCCGCGAGGCGGTTGGCAAGCGCACAACCAAAATCAAGGCTGTGCTGTTAAATCAGGCATATGTGGTGGGCATCGGGAATATTTATGTGGACGAGGCTTTATTTCGTGCAGGCATCCATCCCGAGACCATCGCCAAGACACTGACTGAAGCTCAGTTAACGGTACTTCACGAAGCGATTGTGGCCACGTTGCAGGATGCAGTAAATGCAGGTGGATCTTCCATCAAGTCCTATGTGAACGGCCAGGGTGAGATGGGCATGTTCCAGCATCAATTGAAAATTTATGGACGCAAATCGGAACCTTGTGCAACATGTGGTACGTTAATCGAAAAAACGGTGGTAGGTGGCCGTGGTACGCATTTTTGTCCGAACTGTCAGCCGCTGAACTTGAACTGA